One part of the Oncorhynchus clarkii lewisi isolate Uvic-CL-2024 chromosome 7, UVic_Ocla_1.0, whole genome shotgun sequence genome encodes these proteins:
- the LOC139414199 gene encoding neurexophilin-2-like: protein MKVLGWTIVILSQWILRKAQGLEKQVAKGYPGLDLGPAGSVMKTLPYGMGEGAVGTGGGATGGVKPPYQTTSRIFSTGMDGVGNPPMKPPLKTPTYSFFNPYDWARNQSLLLDQTGYRNKRKPSLKTAQKTKKIFGWGDFYFNVKTMKFSLLVTGKIVDHINGTFTVYFRHNSSSLGNVSVSIVPPTKVVEFEVLQHHQPGLHAQLHPELTQITQQQTPHQSTIDPKEIKTFNCRVEYEKTNRSKKPKPCLYDPSQTCFSEHTQSHAAWLCAKPFKVICIFISFFSIDYKLVQKVCPDYNFQSDHPYLG from the coding sequence gcgCAGGGACTGGAGAAGCAGGTGGCCAAGGGCTACCCTGGACTAGACCTGGGTCCAGCAGGCTCAGTGATGAAGACCCTACCGTATGGCATGGGAGAGGGAGCCGTCGGCACCGGCGGAGGGGCTACAGGGGGAGTCAAACCCCCATACCAAACCACCTCCCGCATCTTCTCCACCGGCATGGACGGGGTCGGCAACCCGCCCATGAAGCCTCCTCTGAAAACCCCCACCTACAGCTTCTTTAACCCCTACGACTGGGCTCGTAATCAGTCGCTCCTACTCGACCAGACAGGCTACCGCAACAAACGCAAACCCTCACTTAAGACGGCCCAGAAGACCAAGAAGATCTTTGGCTGGGGGGATTTCTACTTCAACGTGAAGACCATGAAGTTCAGCCTCTTGGTCACGGGGAAGATCGTGGACCACATCAACGGCACGTTCACCGTCTACTTCCGCCACAACTCGTCCAGTCTCGGTAACGTCTCTGTCAGTATTGTCCCTCCCACCAAGGTGGTGGAGTTCGAGGTGTTGCAGCACCATCAACCAGGCCTCCACGCTCAGCTCCACCCAGAGCTCACCCAGATCACCCAACAACAGACCCCGCACCAGTCCACCATCGACCCCAAAGAGATAAAGACCTTCAACTGCCGGGTGGAGTACGAGAAGACCAACCGTTCCAAGAAGCCCAAGCCCTGCCTCTACGACCCCTCCCAGACCTGCTTCTCAGAGCACACTCAGTCCCATGCCGCCTGGCTCTGCGCCAAACCATTTAAAGTCATCTGCATCTTCATCTCCTTCTTCAGTATCGATTATAAGCTTGTGCAGAAAGTGTGTCCAGACTACAACTTCCAGAGTGATCATCCTTACCTTGGataa